TGTCCATGTACTTCAAGACCGGTGACGGCACGTACGGCTACGTGACCCGCCAGGGCGATGACTGGAAGTACCAGCGTCTCGAGGGCGCCAAGGCCGCCGAACAGGTGGAGGGCCTCTTCGAAAGCTTCAAGAAACAGATTCGCGTGGGCTACTTCGAGGTGCCGCTCGCGCTTTCGCAAGGAGCCAAACAATGAATTTCCCCCGGCGTTTGTCCGTTTTGCTCGGCGTGTCGGCCTTCGCGTTCTCGATGAGCGCGGCGGCACAGCAAGCCCCCGCACCCCAAAAAGCTCCCGCCGCGCAAGCGGCGCCGGCGCCCGCCCCGGCTGCGAAGCCCAAGGCGAGCGGCTCGCTCGAGGAGGCCTACAAGCGCGAGTTCGCGTTTCTCGAAGCTGAAAAGACCAGCCTCCAGCAGCGGCTGGGTAAGCTCGAGCAAGATGCGGCCGCCAAGGTCCGCGCGGCCAAGCAGGAGATCGAGCGGCTGCAGAACCAGAGCCTGTCGCTCTCGGTCCAGGCCGACCAGCTCGGTCAGCGCCTCGCCGATGCCGAACGCAAGGTGGACGTGATCGACGAAGGTTCGAGCATCGTCGACGCCACGCTGAACCAGGCCTCGAGCCGCCTCGAGAAGGGCGGCATCAAGCTGCCCGAGGTGGAGGAGACCCAAGATAAAGCCAAAGCCGAAGCCGCACGCATCTCGCAGGTGG
Above is a genomic segment from Myxococcales bacterium containing:
- a CDS encoding DUF3450 domain-containing protein, with translation IDEQYKAGLLTPDRALARLWAFMEDEFRLTSESGVFRQTVSVEGQEQLADVVRLGMVSMYFKTGDGTYGYVTRQGDDWKYQRLEGAKAAEQVEGLFESFKKQIRVGYFEVPLALSQGAKQ